In a genomic window of Punica granatum isolate Tunisia-2019 chromosome 6, ASM765513v2, whole genome shotgun sequence:
- the LOC116211479 gene encoding protein CLAVATA 3, whose product MASSAALMAVCLLLLGASTLSAPLTTVSIRKVLVAVEDPPLVSNAIGAVPGGIEKSEGGGEMVESELRRVPSGPDPLHHHGSAPKKPDNRKSLPQTP is encoded by the exons ATGGCTTCGTCTGCAGCTTTAATGGCCGTGTGCTTGCTGCTCCTGGGAGCCTCCACTCTGTCAGCTCCGTTGACGACAGTGAGCATCAGAAAG GTCTTAGTGGCTGTGGAGGATCCTCCATTGGTATCGAATGCCATTGGAGCTGTCCCGGGAGGGATTGAGAAGAGCGAAGGTGGAGGGGAGATGGTAGAGTCAGAGCTAAGAAGGGTTCCTTCAGGTCCTGATCCGCTGCACCATCACGGTTCGGCTCCTAAGAAACCCGATAACCGAAAGAGTCTACCCCAGACTCCATAA